AATTCATCTTCAGCTATAGAACGCAGCGTTTCAACCTCCCTCCCTCTCCGCCTCACTCTCTCCCCATTATCGGCCACCACCGCCTCATTAAACCTCCCGTCCACCGTCTCTTCCATGGACTCGCCAAAACACACGGCCCAATCTTCTACCTCCGATTAGGTACCCGCCGTGCGGTTGTCATCTCTTCCTCCGCACTCGCAAGAGAATGCTTCACGGGTCATAACGACGTAGTTGTATCGAACCGCCCTCGTTTCCTGACTTCCAAATACATCGCTTACAACTACACAACCATTGCGACCACACCTTACGGTGACCACTGGCGTAACCTCCGCAAAATATGCTCCCTCGAAATCGTCTCCTCAAAACGTCTCGCAAACTTTCTCCACATCCGCAAAGAGGAAATCCACCGCATGCTCACGAGACTCTCACGTGACGCACTCATCAGCAAAGAGGTCGAGGTCGAGTCCTTGTTTTACGATCTAACGTTCAACAACATCGTGAGGATGGTTACGGGGAAGATCTATTACGGAGAAGATGCTAGTGACAAAGCAGAAGCAGATACGTTCAAGAAACTCATTGCTTATATTACCAGTACTAGTGGCGCGAGGCACCCTGGTGAATACTTGCCATTCTTGAAAATATTCGGAAGGAGTTTTGAGAAGAAAGTGAAAGCTGTAGGAGAAGCCATGGATGCGATCTTGCAGCGTCTGCTTGATGAGTGTAGAGGAAATAAAGACGGTAACACAATGGTTAATCACTTGCTCTCTTTGCAACAACAAGACCCAGAGTATTACAGTGAGGTCATCATCAAAGGCCTAATGCTGGTAACAACCAAACACAGTCATTTTGTCACAACGACAACAttaacacacacatatatatgcACACATATAACGAAGCATCGTATTATtacttttaacaaatttatttattatatatatatatatatatgtatatatatattagaaaacgAGAAATTTGTAAATAGATGAAATTAAAATGTTGacttattttttgttgaaatataGCCACTGAACtagataatattaatatattgacTAATTATTacgatttatttattttataatataaatatatatatatatatatcttttcatgagcactagtatatatattacgacattaatatatatataacaaatgagCTAATAATAGTCTGCAAAACAGGGTATCATGTTTGCCGCATCAGAAACATCGGCCGTGACAATAGAGTGGGCGATGGCGAGTTTGTTGAATCATCCAGAGTTGTTGGAAAAGTTGAAACTAGAGATTGACGAGAAAATCGGACAAGACCGCTTGATCGAGGAAACAGACATTCCAAACCTGCCTTACCTCCAAAACGTAGTGTCGGAGACACTCAGGCTATATCCAGCAGCGCCGCTTCTTGTGCCAAGATTAACAGTAGAGGACATCAAGATCGGAGGCTACGACGTGCCTCGTGAGACGATGGTCATGGTGAACGCGTGGAGTATACACAGAGATCCAGAACTGTGGACGGAACCAGAGAGGTTTAATCCAGATAGGTTTAACggtggaggagaaggagaaaagGACGATGTCCGTATGCTGATAACCTTTGGAAGTGGACGGAGAATGTGTCCCGGCGCAGGATTAGCGAACAAGATTGTGACGTTGGCGTTAGGATCTTTGATTCAATGCTTTGATTGGGGAAGAGTCAATGGCAAAAAGATTGATATGACTGAGGGTCCAGAGATGGCAATGCGTAAGGTGGTGCCGTTACGAGCCATGTGTCAGCTTCGACCCGTTATGAATAAGCTTCTTACCGAGTCAAAAGTTTAGTTTTGCTAGTGTGTTtctattgagaaaaaaaaaactattatgcCAATAAAGTGTGTAGATACACTTCGGTGCTTCTCTGTACTATATTTGTAATGCCAATAAATTGAAAACCCTagcatttttttccttttacccTGTCTCATTTCACATATATATTACCATGTTTTTAGATTGGTTTTTGAGCTTATTTCGAACAAACTAAAAATGAGCTTGAGCatacaagaaagaaagattcaaCATATACCGGTAAAAGAATGAACTTTTTTCtttagtatatatgtatgtatgttaaaaagatatgttatttattttcaaatatatatatagttttttgacaaaaaattaaattgaaaactaCATTCTATTAATTCGACGTGTGATCTGCAAATTATAGCTTGTATGTCGGTTAATTTGGTACTAAGCGATATAATCCAATAAtgtattcttctttctttcttttttctaacCAATTCAATAAAGTATTCGAAAAGATATAGTGTAAAAGTTAGAGCACCCCCATTAGTGAACTTACGGGGGATCACacagatttcaaaaaaaaaaaaaattaaaataatgaatagtgATGAACCTGTCTCTCTCCACCTCTTCCCAGTGAACCGGGTTCATCACTGTAACGCGAGCCCCACGGCACGTGGCGGCCCGTGATTGgcccaattaatttttttttttttaaacaaaaatcaaacagaaaaaaatatagtaaaaaaatactttgtgaaCCCCTTTCATGGGGTTCACTaatggagatgctcttatatgCAATACAGTTTTGCATGGTTTTGGCTCTTTTCCTAAGAGCATTGGAATATCCGATGTACTtctataatttcatttaaaataataatctctattatagaggtaaaaatgcaataatatatgtttttataatagagttcttctattttaaagtaaaatatagaaaaaaaattattttttgcctctataattagaggtgaaaataaaatatttctatattttctcgTATAAATAGATGCACTCTATTACATTGGAAAATTTtcatctctataatagagtttttctattttagaagaaaatatagagataaaaatATGGGTGGGTTGAAAATGGTCTAAGTGATGAATGATTAATAACGACTACTGCTGCGCTTGGgaaatcccctagactatatttgcgaaatgattttgccacatgtcctttctacaatcaatttcacaaaacaaatatgacatcccctagactatatttgcgaagtgattttgccaaaTGTCTTTTcaacaatcaatttcacaaaaaaaatattacatggctactgaaattgatgacatgacttccgaaaaaatatgacatggataatttcatttaatgttgatttatattttggcaaacttattagaataatatcatttttattagttttatgcaaattgatttaatatatatcaaatctatattaaatattagtaaaaaaatagtacaatctataatatttaataaaaattatttttaaatataatgtaagtttaaaaagttacttatgtgcaggaaaacacctagttactATTTTAATTACCTTGCAAAATcttgtatataaaaaaactattatgcGAATAAAGTGTGTAGGTACACTTCGGTGCTTCTCTGTAACCAAAACTGTATGTGTAATGCGAATAAATTGAAAACCCTagcattttttcctttttccctGTCTCATTTCACATATACATATTACCATGTTTTTAGATTGGTTTTTGAGCTTATTTCGAACAAACTAAAATGAACTTCACCATACAAAATAAAGATTCAACATAGACCGataaatctctatatatatagttattgaaaaaatagatttatgaaTAACATGAAACCTAAATCACTCTTTTGATAAAACGTACTTACACATGATAGACATACTTTATCATCATATTAAACCTAACTTTGCATATATTCGCGTTACACAAAAACTAAAGcgaatatatataaacatagataaaattatattcttttagaaataatatattgaaaaatatgttcatttttaagtaaatttattttcgtttcgcttattatatagatttagcagatatatttttttttttttggagtttgATTCGCATTACACATGCTAGTTTGCTAGATGAGTGTTTTCAAATTTAGTTTtgcaataaaaattatttctgcTATGATGAacttttaacatatataaagaatttaatatttaatttattattaaatatttagatgtATAAgtgtttgtaaaattattttatgtgatAAAAAGTTTATCTATTTGataaatgttttcttatatataaagaGTATGATGttcaatttattattaaatatctcGGACACAAAGAACTAACTTATCAAAGATTCATAATAGTCTTTGAACTGATAATAcatcaatttataaatatttgtagaaTTATTATGCCACTAGATGCAGGCAAAACAAGTATATCTAAAAAACGTGAGAAACTCTATAACACATGTTTTTTAGTGAAGGATTAGggaataaagtaaaatataattatataaataattatcaatatttttattatttattgagaAATTCATGCACGTGCAGCCGTTGATATGCTCATACCTTTTCTTCTCTGTGCTTTCCAGATCCTCCTTCAACCCCAAAACTCATTCCTCTTACATAAGATTACCATATCATTAGAAAGGCGacatcaccaaaaaaaaaataacgtgACAAAGATGTTTTACTATGTGATTCTCCCTTTAGCTCTTCTTGTCATTGCTTACAAATTCATCTTCAGCTATAGAACGCAGCGTTTCAACCTCCCTCCCTCTCCGCCTCACTCTCTCCCCATTATCGGCCACCACCGCCTCATTAAACCTCCCGTCCACCGTCTCTTCCATGGACTCGCCAAAACACACGGCCCAATCTTCTACCTCCGATTAGGTACCCGCCGTGCGGTTGTCATCTCTTCCTCCGCACTCGCAAGAGAATGCTTCACGGGTCATAACGACGTAGTTGTATCGAACCGCCCTCGTTTCCTGACTTCCAAATACATCGCTTACAACTACACAACCATTGCGACCACACCTTACGGTGACCACTGGCGTAACCTCCGCAAAATATGCTCCCTCGAAATCGTCTCCTCAAAACGTCTCGCAAACTTTCTCCACATCCGCAAAGAGGAAATCCACCGCATGCTCACGAGACTCTCACGTGACGCACTCATCAGCAAAGAGGTCGAGGTCGAGTCCTTGTTTTACGATCTAACGTTCAACAACATCGTGAGGATGGTTACGGGGAAGATCTATTACGGAGAAGATGCTAGTGACAAAGCAGAAGCAGATACGTTCAAGAAACTCATTGCTTATATTACCAGTACTAGTGGCGCGAGGCACCCTGGTGAATACTTGCCATTCTTGAAAATATTCGGAAGGAGTTTTGAGAAGAAAGTGAAAGCTGTAGGAGAAGCCATGGATGCGATCTTGCAGCGTCTGCTTGATGAGTGTAGAGGAAATAAAGACGGTAACACAATGGTTAATCACTTGCTCTCTTTGCAACAACAAGACCCAGAGTATTACAGTGAGGTCATCATCAAAGGCCTAATGCTGGTAACAACCAAACACAGTCATTTTGTCACAACGACAACAttaacacacacatatatatgcACACATATAACGAAGCATCGTATTATtacttttaacaaatttatttattatatatatatatatatatgtatatatatattagaaaacgAGAAATTTGTAAATAGATGAAATTAAAATGTTGacttattttttgttgaaatataGCCACTGAACtagataatattaatatattgacTAATTATTacgatttatttattttataatataaatatatatatatatatatcttttcatgagcactagtatatatattacgacattaatatatatataacaaatgagCTAATAATAGTCTGCAAAACAGGGTATCATGTTTGCCGCATCAGAAACATCGGCCGTGACAATAGAGTGGGCGATGGCGAGTTTGTTGAATCATCCAGAGTTGTTGGAAAAGTTGAAACTAGAGATTGACGAGAAAATCGGACAAGACCGCTTGATCGAGGAAACAGACATTCCAAACCTGCCTTACCTCCAAAACGTAGTGTCGGAGACACTCAGGCTATATCCAGCAGCGCCGCTTCTTGTGCCAAGATTAACAGTAGAGGACATCAAGATCGGAGGCTACGACGTGCCTCGTGAGACGATGGTCATGGTGAACGCGTGGAGTATACACAGAGATCCAGAACTGTGGACGGAACCAGAGAGGTTTAATCCAGATAGGTTTAACggtggaggagaaggagaaaagGACGATGTCCGTATGCTGATAACCTTTGGAAGTGGACGGAGAATGTGTCCCGGCGCAGGATTAGCGAACAAGATTGTGACGTTGGCGTTAGGATCTTTGATTCAATGCTTTGATTGGGGAAGAGTCAATGGCAAAAAAGATTGATATGACTGAGGGTCCAGAGATGGCAATGCGTAAGGTGGTGCCGTTACGAGCCATGTGTCAGCTTCGACCCGTTATGAATAAGCTTCTTACCGAGTCAAAAGTTTAGTTCTGCTTCAGTGTGTttctattgaaaaaaaaactattatgcGAATAAATTGTGTAGTTACACTTCGGTGCTTCTCTGCAACCAAACCTATATGTGTAATGCGAATAAATTGAAAAACCTAGCATTTTTCcttttacataaatattacCATGTTTTTAGATTGGTTTTTGAGCTTATTTGGAACAAACTAAAAATGAACTTGAGCatacaagaaagaaagattcaaCATATACCGGTGAAAGAATGAACTTTTTTCTTTAGGGAATTAAACAGTGGTGGTAGTCCAGTGGCGCTTGAGGGAATAAATCCAATACGGCGAACCCTGGTTCGAATCCCGTtggccacacggatatgggctattGCTTTCAGCTCATTTGAATGCCAAGGaaagggtctatccgtgggctgtaTCTCCACCCGGGgattaggtctgtgtctttatttgatccgggtttaacccttttatatgttaaaaaaaaaaaagaatgaacttCCAGGCctagtatatatgtatgtatgttaagaagatatgttatttattttcaaatatatataaagttttttgacaaaaaattaaattgaaaactaCATTCTATTAATTCGACGTGTGATCTGCAAATTATAGCTTGTATGTCGGTTTGGTACTAAGCGATATAATCCAATAatgtattcttcttttttttttctaaccaaTTCAATAAAGTATTCGAAAAGATATAGTGTAAAAGTTATATGCAATACAGTTTTGCATGGTTTTGGCTCTTTTCCTAAGAGCATTGGAATCTCCTATGTACggttatataatttcatttaaaataggGATCTCTGTTATAGAGATAAAAAtgctataatatatatttttataatagagtttttctattttagagtaaaatatagaagaaagttattttttgtctctataattagaggtgaaaataacatatttctatattttctccTATAAATAGAGGCACTCTATTACATTGGAGAATTTtcatctctataatagagtttttctattttagaagaaaatatagagataaaaatATGGGTGGGCTAAATATGGTCTAAGTGATGAATGATTAATAATGACTACTGCTGCGCCTGGAAAAttccctagactatatttgcgaagtgattttgccacatgtcttttctacaatcaattttacaaaacaaatatgacatcccctagactatatttgcgaagtgattttgccataTGTCCTTTCTACAgttaatttcacaaaacaaatatgacatggctactgaaattgatggcatgacttccggaaaaatatgacatggataatttcatttaatgttgatttatattttggcaaacttattagaatatggtaataattcatatattacatttaatattgatatttctttttggtaaactttttttaaaatatggcaataactcatacattatctataaaataaatatattcatatataacattttaaatttcaaaatattattatttttgtataattatacaatttgtattactaaagctttcaaaaatttctacatttttaaaaaaatttaaatatctaatcgtaagatcatttgtttcttatatatctacaaattttataaatattgtttaggctaaatttttgataattatacaattttatatcatttttattagttttatacaaattaatttaatatatatcaaatctatattaaatattagtaaaaaatagtaaaatctataatatttaataaaatttatttttaaatataagttaagtTTAAAAAGTTACTTACTGCACTtagtgcaggaaaacacctagttactATTTTAATTACCTTGCAAAATcttgtatataaaaaaactattatgcGAATAAAGTGTGTAGGTACACTTCGGTGCTTCTCTGTAACCAAAACTATATGTGTAATGCGAATAAATTGAAAACCCTAGCATTTTTTCCTTTTACCCTGTCtcatttcacatatatatatattaccatgTTTTTAGATTGGTTTTTGAGCTTATTTCGAACAAACTAAAATGAACTTGACCATACAAAATAAACATTCAACATAGACCggtaaaagaatgaaaaaatttctgagtatatatgtatgtatgttaaGAAGATATGTTACTTTTTtcaagttatatatatacagttttttgacaaaagattaaataagaaaactacaTTCTATTAATTCGACGTGTGATCTGCAAATTATAGCTTGTATGTCGGTTTGGTGATATAATCCAAAAATGTATTCTTCTTTCCCTTTTTTTGCTACCTAATCCAATAAAGTATTcgaaaatatatagtataaaagtTATATGTAAGCCCATCTTTATTGCTGAAACCGGTAGGCTGGTTTTTTagaaaacttattttttgtctgaaaaagataattaaaaaaagaatcaatcgCATACCACTATGTGTTAGTGGAGTTCGCGAACATTGCAAAAAACACTCCAAAGTCGATCCTTATTTCATGATTTTTGGGACCGATTTTAGTGGTTTTGTGGGATCCTcaccatttctttttttaagaacttcacTTAAGGTTCGGCGATAATTATGTCCTGATATAATTCGCATGGTTTTGGCTCTTTTCCTAAGCGATGAATGATTAATAATGACTACTGcactttctccaaaaaaaaaaaaaaggactaCTGCGGGGCCTGGCAAATTACTATTTAATTACCTTGCAATATCTTGTtctataaaaaatcatataatagaTTCGAAATCTATgggttatatttaaaattaagtaCTGGTGCACACATGTCCTGGTCAGGTGTGGATAAGGATATTGAGTATTCTTAGAATTTTATCAAATCCGTTGGACAAGAAGAATCAGATATTAATTCGTTCAAAAGCTCGATATATAACTCAACATTGTATGGCAACTaagcctttaaaaaaaaaactgtatgctaattaagaaaataacaacaaaagCAAAATAATTGGAAAtagcactacaaaaaaacatgaCATATTCTGACCAAATTCTTAACCACAAATCGGTTAGGAACATTGTGACCATTTTCTGATGACATTTACAAAATCGCAATTTTAGTTGTCAACTTGTGCATGGACTGATGTACACGTGCAATAGAAGAGTCAATGAGTGCCATTGTttccttgatgaaaaatatCAGACAATCAGGCATGTATCTACGTAAATGTGCATGTGAGTGCTATTGTTTCCTCGTTAAAAAATGTATTGTTGTTTTCCGATCCTAACTTTAGAtctgataaaataaaaaccGCAAAGTTGTTTATCAATTTTCTCTCCTTTTAACAATTTAGATAGCCTTCCAGCCTGATGATAGGGGTTTCAAAGcccctaatcaaatgttgtaatatatAGGATGTCAAACCAGTCCTAAGTGATTATGATGCAAAAGGAATGCAAGatcatgcttaatctaagtgctaccAGTTTTTGAGATGATTTGAAACTAGATTACtacctaaaatgcaataaaggacaaagctttctttcttataagaagggagaactcatgggctatgggaattgatcttgggtgatcaagATTCAACCTAAAGGTGTCAACTTTTAACCAATCTATATCTACCTTAGgcctagacacaatcctaagCAAACTCTATccctagatgaatgctcatttacctagataactcaagcatcaaattcctttggttgaatgttatctaagtaatcattaatctcaagtctactagccatcttaacacctttaacaacaaatccctttggtaaaggatgttaaaagcttaggagagttggttcaggcatttcatcaaacaccttNNNNNNNNNNNNNNNNNNNNNNNNNNNNNNNNNNNNNNNNNNNNNNNNNNNNNNNNNNNNNNNNNNNNNNNNNNNNNNNNNNNNNNNNNNNNNNNNNNNNNNNNNNNNNNNNNNNNNNNNNNNNNNNNNNNNNNNNNNNNNNNNNNNNNNNNNNNNNNNNNNNNNNNNNNNNNNNNNNNNNNNNNNNNNNNNNNNNNNNNNNNNNNNNNNNNNNNNNNNNNNNNNNNNNNNNNNNNNNNNNNNNNNNNNNNNNNNNNNNNNNNNNNNNNNNNNNNNNNNNNNNNNNNNNNNNNNNNNNNNNNNNNNNNNNNNNNNNNNNNNNNNNNNNNNNNNNNNNNNNNNNNNNNNNNNNNNNNNNNNNNNNNNNNNNNNNNNNNNNNNNNNNNNNNNNNNNNNNNNNNNNNNNNNNNNNNNNNNNNNNNNNNNNNNNNNNNNNNNNNNNNNNNNNNNNNNNNNNNNNNNNNNNNNNNNNNNNNNNNNNNNNNNNNNNNNNNNNNNNNNNNNNNNNNNNNNNNNNNNNNNNNNNNNNNNNNNNNNNNNNNNNNNNNNNNNNNNNNNNNNNNNNNNNNNNNNNNNNNNNNNNNNNNNNNNNNNNNNNNNNNNNNNNNNNNNNNNNNNNNNNNNNNNNNNNNNNNNNNNNNNNNNNNNNNNNNNNNNNNNNNNNNNNNNNNNNNNNNNNNNNNNNNNNNNNNNNNNNNNNNNNNNNNNNNNNNNNNNNNNNNNNNNNNNNNNNNNNNNNNNNNNNNNNNNNNNNNNNNNNNNNNNNNNNNNNNNNNNNNNNNNNNNNNNNNNNNNNNNNNNNNNNNNNNNNNNNNNNNNNNNNNNNNNNNNNNNNNNNNNNNNNNNNNNNNNNNNNNNNNNNNNNNNNNNNNNNNNNNNNNNNNNNNNNNNNNNNNNNNNNNNNNNNNNNNNNNNNNNNNNNNNNNNNNNNNNNNNNNNNNNNNNNNNNNNNNNNNNNNNNNNNNNNNNNNNNNNNNNNNNNNNNNNNNNNNNNNNNNNNNNNNNNNNNNNNNNNNNNNNNNNNNNNNNNNNNNNNNNNNNNNNNNNNNNNNNNNNNNNNNNNNNNNNNNNNNNNNNNNNNNNNNNNNNNNNNNNNNNNNNNNNNNNNNNNNNNNNNNNNNNNNNNNNNNNNNNNNNNNNNNNNNNNNNNNNNNNNNNNNNNNNNNNNNNNNNNNNNNNNNNNNNNNNNNNNNNNNNNNNNNNNNNNNNNNNNNNNNNNNNNNNNNNNNNNNNNNNNNNNNNNNNNNNNNNNNNNNNNNNNNNNNNNNNNNNNNNNNNNNNNNNNNNNNNNNNNNNNNNNNNNNNNNNNNNNNNNNNNNNNNNNNNNNNNNNNNNNNNNNNNNNNNNNNNNNNNNNNNNNNNNNNNNNNNNNNNNNNNNNNNNNNNNNNNNNNNNNNNNNNNNNNNNNNNNNNNNNNNNNNNNNNNNNNNNNNNNNNNNNNNNNNNNNNNNNNNNNNNNNNNNNNNNNNNNNNNNNNNNNNNNNNNNNNNNNNNNNNNNNNNNNNNNNNNNNNNNNNNNNNNNNNNNNNNNNNNNNNNNNNNNNNNNNNNNNNNNNNNNNNNNNNNNNNNNNNNNNNNNNNNNNNNNNNNNNNNNNNNNNNNNNNNNNNNNNNNNNNNNNNNNNNNNNNNNNNNNNNNNNNNNNNNNNNNNNNNNNNNNNNNNNNNNNNNNNNNNNNNNNNNNNNNNNNNNNNNNNNNNNNNNNNNNNNNNNNNNNNNNNNNNNNNNNNNNNNNNNNNNNNNNNNNNNNNNNNNNNNNNNNNNNNNNNNNNNNNNNNNNNNNNNNNNNNNNNNNNNNNNNNNNNNNNNNNNNNNNNNNNNNNNNNNNNNNNNNNNNNNNNNNNNNNNNNNNNNNNNNNNNNNNNNNNNNNNNNNNNNNNNNNNNNNNNNNNNNNNNNNNNNNNNNNNNNNNNNNNNNNNNNNNNNNNNNNNNNNNNNNNNNNNNNNNNNNNNNNNNNNNNNNNNNNNNNNNNNNNNNNNNNNNNNNNNNNNNNNNNNNNNNNNNNNNNNNNNNNNNNNNNNNNNNNNNNNNNNNNNNNNNNNNNNNNNNNNNNNNNNNNNNNNNNNNNNNNNNNNNNNNNNNNNNNNNNNNNNNNNNNNNNNNNNNNNNNNNNNNNNNNNNNNNNNNNNNNNNNNNNNNNNNNNNNNNNNNNNNNNNNNNNNNNNNNNNNNNNNNNNNNNN
This region of Brassica oleracea var. oleracea cultivar TO1000 unplaced genomic scaffold, BOL UnpScaffold01007, whole genome shotgun sequence genomic DNA includes:
- the LOC106320670 gene encoding cytochrome P450 81F1-like; amino-acid sequence: MFYYVILPLALLVIAYKFIFSYRTQRFNLPPSPPHSLPIIGHHRLIKPPVHRLFHGLAKTHGPIFYLRLGTRRAVVISSSALARECFTGHNDVVVSNRPRFLTSKYIAYNYTTIATTPYGDHWRNLRKICSLEIVSSKRLANFLHIRKEEIHRMLTRLSRDALISKEVEVESLFYDLTFNNIVRMVTGKIYYGEDASDKAEADTFKKLIAYITSTSGARHPGEYLPFLKIFGRSFEKKVKAVGEAMDAILQRLLDECRGNKDGNTMVNHLLSLQQQDPEYYSEVIIKGLMLGIMFAASETSAVTIEWAMASLLNHPELLEKLKLEIDEKIGQDRLIEETDIPNLPYLQNVVSETLRLYPAAPLLVPRLTVEDIKIGGYDVPRETMVMVNAWSIHRDPELWTEPERFNPDRFNGGGEGEKDDVRMLITFGSGRRMCPGAGLANKIVTLALGSLIQCFDWGRVNGKKIDMTEGPEMAMRKVVPLRAMCQLRPVMNKLLTESKV